A stretch of Sulfurimonas xiamenensis DNA encodes these proteins:
- a CDS encoding saccharopine dehydrogenase family protein: MRTTLIIGAGGVGRVVVHKCVQNADVFGHIVLASRTLSKCQEIKDELPNADIEVASVDADKTEDVIKLINLCKPDIVINVALPYQDLTIMDACIATKTPYLDTANYEHPDEAKFEYKLQWARDEKFKEAGIMGLLGSGFDPGATNIFCAYAQKHYFDEIHTIDILDCNAGDHGYPFATNFNPEINLREVSSKGRYWENGKWIETEPMEIKMVWDYPEVGPKDSYLLYHEEMESLVKHIKGLKRIRFFMTFGQSYLTHMKCLENVGMLGIEPVEHKGMKIVPIEFLKTLLPDPASLGPRTKGKTNIGIVAEGIKDGKKRKIYIYQVKDHEECYRETNSQGVSYTTGVPAMIGAKLMLKGIWSGKGVFNMEQMDPDPFMDEMNTQGLPWQIKELDTE; encoded by the coding sequence TTGAGAACAACATTAATAATTGGTGCTGGTGGAGTAGGTCGTGTAGTTGTGCATAAGTGCGTGCAAAATGCTGATGTATTCGGTCATATAGTATTGGCAAGCAGAACGCTTAGTAAATGCCAAGAGATAAAAGATGAACTTCCAAATGCAGATATAGAAGTGGCTTCTGTGGATGCTGATAAAACAGAAGATGTTATTAAACTTATCAATTTATGTAAACCAGATATAGTTATAAATGTTGCACTTCCTTATCAAGATTTGACAATTATGGACGCTTGTATAGCCACTAAGACACCATACCTTGATACCGCAAACTATGAACATCCAGATGAAGCGAAGTTTGAGTATAAACTTCAGTGGGCAAGGGATGAGAAGTTTAAAGAAGCTGGAATTATGGGACTTTTGGGCAGCGGATTTGACCCGGGAGCAACAAATATATTTTGTGCGTATGCACAGAAACACTACTTTGACGAGATCCACACCATAGATATTTTGGATTGTAACGCAGGCGATCACGGATACCCGTTTGCAACAAACTTCAACCCTGAAATTAACCTAAGAGAAGTCTCTTCAAAAGGGCGCTATTGGGAAAATGGCAAATGGATCGAGACTGAGCCAATGGAGATAAAAATGGTTTGGGATTATCCTGAGGTTGGTCCAAAAGACAGCTACCTGCTCTATCACGAAGAGATGGAATCGCTCGTAAAACATATCAAAGGATTAAAGCGTATAAGATTTTTTATGACTTTCGGGCAGAGCTATCTGACGCATATGAAGTGTTTGGAGAATGTCGGGATGTTGGGAATTGAGCCTGTTGAACATAAGGGAATGAAGATAGTCCCGATAGAGTTTTTAAAAACACTTCTTCCTGATCCAGCATCTTTGGGTCCTCGCACAAAAGGCAAAACAAATATCGGTATTGTCGCAGAGGGAATTAAAGACGGCAAAAAGAGAAAGATATATATCTATCAGGTAAAAGACCATGAAGAGTGCTACAGGGAAACAAACTCTCAGGGAGTGTCCTATACAACAGGCGTTCCGGCAATGATAGGCGCAAAACTGATGCTAAAAGGCATCTGGAGCGGTAAAGGAGTCTTTAATATGGAGCAGATGGACCCTGATCCATTTATGGATGAGATGAACACGCAAGGACTTCCTTGGCAGATAAAAGAGCTAGATACAGAGTAG
- a CDS encoding class I SAM-dependent methyltransferase, with translation MIEDKQRWNERYLDNPMPQSVSPLIEKYIEHAKIGDAIDIACGTGRNAHYLSDLGFMVDAVDISDYALGKVKNSATITKIDTDLDKYNLTPNKYDLIVNINYLNRRLVSQMKDALKSGGVLMFETFIVAHGDFNLPTTNLDYLLRKNELLHSFIGLDVIYYEEKIDINLRGEKIKVASLVAKKN, from the coding sequence ATGATAGAAGATAAACAGAGATGGAATGAGAGATATTTAGACAATCCAATGCCGCAAAGTGTTTCTCCTTTGATTGAGAAATATATTGAGCATGCAAAAATAGGAGATGCTATAGATATAGCATGCGGAACAGGCAGAAATGCGCACTATTTATCTGATTTAGGTTTTATGGTAGATGCTGTTGATATATCTGATTATGCTCTTGGCAAAGTTAAAAACAGTGCAACTATTACAAAAATTGATACAGATTTGGATAAATATAATTTGACTCCAAATAAGTATGATTTAATCGTAAATATAAACTATCTCAACCGTCGTTTAGTTTCACAAATGAAAGATGCTTTAAAAAGCGGTGGTGTTTTAATGTTTGAAACATTTATAGTTGCACATGGTGATTTTAATCTTCCAACTACAAATCTAGATTATCTTTTGCGTAAAAATGAACTTCTGCACTCTTTTATAGGACTTGATGTTATATACTATGAAGAGAAAATCGATATAAATTTAAGAGGCGAAAAAATTAAAGTTGCTTCTCTTGTAGCTAAAAAAAATTAG
- a CDS encoding bifunctional 3,4-dihydroxy-2-butanone 4-phosphate synthase/GTP cyclohydrolase II, whose amino-acid sequence MTPTQRVLEAIDEIKKGHMVIMIDDEDRENEGDLVYASAFSTPAHVNFMATHAKGLICVAISRSIAARLELNPMVSSNTSSYETAFTVSVDAKNALTGISAAERDDTIKILANPISHADELVKPGHIFPLIAKDGGTLVRTGHTEGSVDLCRLAGLSESAVICEIIKEDGTMARRDDLDLFGEKHNLKTVFISDIVEYRLANERLVNEIDVQEVEFFGVKVKKYTFADHDKIEHTAIVFHKVTSVANVRVHNVIPDMELLLNQKKYNNLISSIEYFKKNSGILIFINKPTHHDNAAMKEFGIGAQILKSFGISKMNLLTSAKTTEFVGLSGFGLEVNEVIDI is encoded by the coding sequence ATGACACCTACACAAAGAGTATTAGAAGCGATTGATGAGATAAAAAAAGGGCATATGGTCATAATGATTGATGATGAAGATAGAGAAAATGAGGGTGATTTAGTTTACGCTTCAGCTTTTTCTACGCCTGCACATGTAAATTTTATGGCAACACATGCAAAAGGACTTATATGTGTTGCTATCAGTAGAAGTATTGCTGCGCGTCTTGAGTTAAATCCAATGGTAAGTTCAAATACATCTTCATATGAAACAGCTTTTACGGTTTCCGTTGATGCGAAGAATGCGCTAACGGGAATCTCTGCAGCTGAGAGAGACGATACTATTAAAATTTTGGCTAATCCTATAAGTCATGCTGATGAGTTGGTAAAGCCGGGTCATATATTTCCTCTTATAGCAAAAGATGGCGGAACACTTGTAAGAACCGGTCATACAGAAGGCTCTGTTGATCTTTGTCGTCTTGCAGGTCTTAGCGAATCGGCTGTTATCTGTGAAATCATCAAAGAAGACGGTACTATGGCTAGACGCGATGATTTGGATCTATTTGGAGAAAAGCATAATCTAAAAACTGTTTTTATCTCCGATATTGTCGAGTATCGTCTTGCAAACGAGAGACTTGTAAATGAAATAGATGTACAAGAAGTTGAATTTTTTGGCGTAAAGGTAAAAAAATATACATTTGCGGATCATGACAAAATTGAACATACAGCGATAGTATTTCATAAAGTAACTTCAGTTGCAAATGTAAGAGTACATAATGTTATACCAGATATGGAGCTTCTTTTAAATCAAAAAAAATACAATAATCTAATATCTTCAATAGAGTATTTTAAGAAAAACAGCGGTATTTTGATCTTTATCAATAAACCGACGCATCATGATAATGCTGCTATGAAGGAGTTTGGCATAGGTGCGCAAATACTAAAATCTTTTGGTATATCAAAAATGAATCTTTTAACTTCTGCAAAAACAACTGAGTTTGTCGGATTAAGCGGTTTTGGGCTAGAAGTAAATGAAGTGATTGATATATAA
- the recO gene encoding recombination protein RecO, giving the protein MQGFILNLNKVKDEDLIVTILSRESLDTLYRFYGARHGAINLGFKIDYEKEASSKSSIHRLKDVIHIGFKWINDYKLLKLWQDFCALFYKHLKDTDDLDVFYFELLDSASQIWNKQNPKRVAVESYIKLLEYEGRLHTEFECFLCSSAIEEDDISLIRAFLPTHKECSHTFGVKKDALNELFKNKSTLFLNDEEVDRLWYILLEGL; this is encoded by the coding sequence ATGCAAGGATTTATTCTAAATCTTAATAAAGTAAAAGATGAAGATTTAATTGTTACTATCTTATCAAGAGAGAGCTTAGATACTCTTTATAGATTTTATGGAGCGAGACATGGAGCTATCAATCTTGGCTTTAAGATAGATTATGAGAAAGAGGCCTCTTCAAAATCATCAATACATAGACTAAAAGATGTAATCCATATTGGATTTAAATGGATAAATGATTATAAACTTTTAAAATTGTGGCAGGATTTTTGCGCACTTTTTTATAAACATCTTAAAGATACAGATGATCTTGATGTTTTTTACTTTGAACTTTTAGACAGTGCCTCACAAATCTGGAACAAACAAAACCCAAAAAGAGTTGCAGTAGAGTCATATATCAAACTGCTTGAATATGAGGGAAGATTACACACAGAGTTTGAATGTTTTTTATGCTCTAGTGCAATAGAAGAAGATGATATTTCTCTTATTCGCGCATTTTTACCGACCCACAAAGAGTGCTCTCATACTTTTGGAGTAAAAAAAGATGCTTTAAATGAGTTGTTTAAAAACAAATCAACACTTTTTTTAAACGATGAAGAAGTAGACAGACTGTGGTATATTTTACTTGAAGGGTTGTAG
- a CDS encoding MFS transporter, which yields MFAIAGVVNYLAVVFLNAFTDLGHKIIIQNTIFKVYDGTIQIILTAIVNSLMLLPFILMFSPAGFLADRFAKNIIMKYSSLLAVVITLIITYSYYQGWFFTAFAMTFLLALQSAIYGPAKYGYIKELVGVKFISAGNGAVQATTTAAILLGIIFYTALFETLLQDNFSTKEDILHIIAPLGWLLVLGSVVEFVLASKLPNKMVEESKREFRFKRYIMGAYLKKNIIMIKRKKEIFDSIIALGLFWAISQVVLAIFGEYAKSALGITNAVVVQGIMALAVIGIVFGSIVAANFSKYYINTALSAISAAGITLILFCIPFTTSVILLSIEFMLFGLFSGLFIVPLNSKIQYLSPNVHLGTILAGNNFVQTLFMFTFLIITTLFAYFSADAQILFYIMTFVGLYLSVMLFRRYFIMASWTLLEFIFKIRYRFRYIGLQNIPKDRAVMLVGNHVSWIDWFVVQLPIEKRINYMIDKDIYNWRVFNWIFKKAELIPISKKASKDSFYEASKRLKNGKIIAIFPEGEISRSSDVAKFYRGYEFIDKGGSVIVPFYIDGVFGSIFSRHKGDAKRCFLKKREIVVCFGEPISEEIKANELRDRVINCKTKLKG from the coding sequence ATGTTTGCCATTGCCGGAGTAGTAAACTATTTGGCGGTTGTTTTTTTAAATGCTTTTACTGATTTAGGTCATAAGATAATCATTCAAAACACAATCTTTAAAGTGTATGACGGCACTATACAGATTATTTTAACGGCAATTGTAAACTCTCTTATGCTTCTGCCTTTTATTCTTATGTTCTCTCCGGCTGGTTTTTTGGCTGATAGATTTGCTAAAAATATTATTATGAAATACTCCTCGCTTCTTGCAGTGGTTATAACCCTTATTATCACATATTCCTATTATCAAGGTTGGTTTTTTACGGCTTTTGCCATGACTTTTTTACTGGCTCTTCAGAGTGCTATATATGGACCTGCAAAATATGGATATATAAAAGAACTAGTCGGCGTAAAATTTATAAGTGCCGGAAATGGTGCCGTTCAAGCGACGACTACTGCTGCTATACTTTTAGGAATTATTTTTTATACTGCACTTTTTGAGACTTTGCTTCAGGATAATTTTAGTACAAAAGAGGATATCTTGCATATCATAGCGCCGCTTGGCTGGCTTTTGGTTCTAGGCTCTGTTGTAGAATTTGTGTTAGCTTCAAAATTGCCAAATAAAATGGTAGAAGAGAGCAAAAGAGAGTTTAGATTTAAAAGATATATTATGGGCGCATATCTTAAAAAAAATATTATTATGATAAAGAGAAAAAAAGAGATATTTGACTCCATAATAGCTCTTGGTCTTTTTTGGGCGATATCTCAAGTTGTTTTGGCTATATTTGGTGAATATGCAAAAAGTGCTCTTGGTATTACAAATGCTGTTGTAGTTCAAGGCATTATGGCACTTGCTGTTATTGGCATAGTTTTTGGCTCAATAGTTGCGGCAAATTTTTCAAAATACTATATAAATACAGCTCTCTCAGCAATAAGTGCTGCCGGAATTACGCTGATTTTATTTTGCATTCCATTTACAACTTCTGTTATACTTCTTAGTATAGAGTTTATGCTCTTTGGTCTGTTTTCTGGTCTGTTTATAGTTCCGTTAAACTCAAAAATCCAGTATCTATCACCAAATGTGCATTTGGGAACTATTTTGGCTGGAAATAATTTTGTTCAAACTCTTTTTATGTTTACATTTTTGATAATAACAACGCTTTTTGCATATTTTTCGGCAGATGCGCAGATACTTTTTTATATCATGACTTTTGTGGGACTATATCTGAGTGTTATGCTTTTTAGACGCTATTTTATTATGGCGAGCTGGACATTGTTGGAGTTTATATTTAAAATTCGCTACAGATTCAGATATATAGGTTTGCAAAATATTCCTAAAGACAGAGCTGTAATGCTTGTTGGAAATCATGTAAGCTGGATAGACTGGTTTGTAGTTCAGCTTCCAATAGAGAAGCGAATTAATTATATGATAGATAAAGATATTTACAACTGGAGAGTCTTTAATTGGATTTTTAAAAAAGCAGAGCTTATTCCAATATCTAAAAAAGCTTCCAAAGATTCATTTTATGAGGCTTCAAAAAGATTAAAAAATGGTAAAATAATAGCTATATTTCCGGAGGGTGAAATTTCCAGAAGTTCTGATGTTGCAAAATTTTATAGAGGCTATGAATTTATCGATAAAGGCGGTTCTGTAATAGTTCCTTTTTATATAGACGGTGTTTTTGGAAGTATATTTTCAAGACACAAAGGTGATGCAAAAAGATGTTTTTTGAAAAAAAGAGAGATTGTCGTTTGCTTTGGAGAACCAATTTCAGAAGAAATTAAAGCAAACGAGCTTAGAGACAGAGTAATAAACTGTAAAACTAAATTAAAAGGATGA
- the nspC gene encoding carboxynorspermidine decarboxylase, with product MSKKINTPYYMCDESLLRANLEILDYVQKESGAKIILALKGFAMWSTFPLVKQYLKGCTSSGLHEALLAREEFAKDDPNLEVHTYSPAYKDEDIDQIAEISDHIVFNSPNQLFKYCDRVKNINPNISMSLRINPEQSSSPKDIYNPCGLYSRLGTTFANFDERVLEHIKGLNFHALCEQNVDALEDVLAAFETKFSKYFKSMKYINFGGGHHITKKGYDVEKLIRIIKEFRAKYGVDVYLEPGEAVGWETGVLVSSVLDIVHNGMDIAILDTSAEAHMPDTLAMPYRAMVRGSGEAGEKKHTYRFGGNTCLAGDIMGDYSFDEPLKVGDTVIFEDQIHYTFVKNTTFNGIKLPSLVILKEDKTLDIIKEFGYQDYKNRLS from the coding sequence ATGAGTAAAAAAATCAATACACCATACTATATGTGCGATGAATCACTTCTTCGCGCAAATCTTGAAATATTGGATTATGTGCAAAAAGAGAGTGGAGCAAAAATTATTTTGGCTCTAAAAGGTTTTGCTATGTGGAGCACATTTCCTTTGGTGAAACAGTATCTAAAAGGATGTACTTCAAGCGGACTTCACGAGGCACTGCTTGCTAGAGAAGAGTTTGCAAAAGATGATCCAAATTTAGAAGTACATACATATTCGCCTGCTTATAAAGATGAAGATATAGATCAGATAGCTGAGATATCTGATCATATTGTATTTAACTCTCCAAACCAGCTTTTTAAATATTGTGATAGAGTGAAAAATATAAATCCAAATATAAGTATGTCTTTAAGAATCAACCCGGAACAATCCTCTTCCCCAAAGGATATCTACAATCCATGCGGTTTGTACAGCAGGCTTGGAACAACATTTGCAAATTTTGACGAGAGAGTTTTAGAACATATTAAAGGACTCAATTTTCACGCACTCTGTGAACAGAATGTTGATGCGCTTGAAGATGTTTTAGCGGCATTTGAGACAAAATTTTCAAAATATTTTAAAAGTATGAAGTATATAAATTTTGGCGGCGGACATCATATAACAAAAAAGGGATATGATGTTGAAAAACTTATTCGAATTATTAAAGAGTTTAGAGCTAAATACGGCGTCGATGTATATTTGGAACCAGGTGAAGCTGTGGGATGGGAAACGGGTGTTTTGGTAAGCAGTGTCTTGGATATTGTTCACAATGGCATGGATATAGCTATTTTAGACACTTCAGCAGAGGCTCATATGCCTGATACTCTTGCTATGCCCTATCGTGCTATGGTTCGTGGAAGCGGCGAAGCCGGTGAGAAAAAACATACATACCGATTTGGCGGAAATACATGTTTGGCAGGCGATATTATGGGAGATTACTCATTTGATGAACCGCTTAAAGTTGGTGATACTGTTATATTTGAAGATCAAATTCATTATACTTTTGTAAAAAATACTACTTTTAATGGCATTAAGTTACCATCATTGGTTATACTAAAAGAAGATAAAACTCTAGATATTATAAAAGAGTTTGGATATCAAGATTATAAAAATAGATTATCATAA
- a CDS encoding polysaccharide deacetylase family protein codes for MKKMLLSFLLLLLFVEFLSAQNSAYLDDEGAVVFMYHRFGESKYPSTNIRMEQFEKHLEYLSQNDYKVWPLSKIARYILDGRAIPKKVVALTMDDAYVSVYTEAFAKLKEKNFPFTVFVNSTPIDNRSKNYMSWEQMREMQSFGAEFANHSKTHDYMIPKDGEDEQIWQNRIRYELETAQKRLQEELGDDTNENPKLFSYPYGEYSMQTADFIRSLGYVSVTQTSGPIGMHSDTKTLARFPMSEFFGNMEGFVLKLNTLPLPVKEISPKEPLTASKNPPTLTIELKKPLKNLGCYLSSGKTVPLEWISPTKVKIKAEDKLKSPRDRYTCTAQAKDGRWYWYSHLWIVK; via the coding sequence ATGAAAAAAATGTTACTAAGTTTTTTACTTTTGCTCTTATTTGTCGAATTTTTGAGTGCTCAAAATAGTGCTTATTTGGATGATGAGGGAGCAGTTGTCTTTATGTACCACCGTTTTGGAGAATCAAAATATCCATCTACAAATATCAGGATGGAGCAGTTTGAAAAGCATCTGGAGTATTTATCGCAAAATGATTATAAGGTTTGGCCTCTTTCCAAAATTGCCCGTTATATTTTAGATGGCAGAGCTATCCCAAAAAAAGTTGTTGCATTAACTATGGATGATGCTTATGTCAGTGTTTACACAGAAGCCTTTGCAAAACTTAAAGAGAAAAACTTTCCTTTTACCGTCTTTGTAAACAGTACGCCGATAGACAATAGATCCAAAAACTATATGAGTTGGGAGCAGATGCGAGAGATGCAGTCTTTTGGAGCAGAATTTGCCAACCACTCCAAAACACATGATTATATGATACCCAAAGATGGCGAAGATGAACAGATATGGCAAAACCGCATAAGATATGAGCTTGAAACTGCACAAAAAAGATTGCAAGAGGAGCTTGGAGATGATACAAATGAAAATCCAAAACTCTTCTCCTACCCTTATGGAGAGTATAGTATGCAAACGGCTGATTTTATTCGAAGTCTGGGGTATGTCAGCGTTACACAAACATCAGGTCCTATAGGTATGCATAGTGATACAAAAACTCTGGCTCGTTTTCCTATGTCGGAGTTTTTTGGAAATATGGAAGGTTTTGTTTTAAAGCTAAACACTCTTCCTCTTCCTGTAAAAGAGATATCGCCAAAAGAGCCTTTAACAGCATCAAAAAATCCGCCTACATTGACAATAGAGTTGAAAAAACCGTTGAAAAATTTAGGATGTTACCTCTCAAGCGGCAAAACAGTGCCTCTTGAATGGATCTCTCCAACAAAAGTAAAGATCAAAGCAGAAGATAAGCTCAAAAGTCCAAGAGACAGATACACCTGCACCGCCCAGGCAAAAGATGGCAGATGGTACTGGTACAGCCATCTTTGGATAGTAAAGTAG
- a CDS encoding DUF695 domain-containing protein: MREIFNRVEDSESVHIEVDIDTEDFQDSNPWLFSLFIKLSKIDEDSDAFDAFLETKESIIIALEHENRAKYVGSRVNEGWHEFYFYAKNSKNLESIVAHMLKESGYKYESSIVKDAKWDFYSKNLFPTELEFHNIQSDKIIFLLQEEGDDLLISRDVEHYVSFDTSSQKERFVQNALQNGFRFKDDISSEEFEYGAALLKEHAVTNKEIKKVVEELYKLVKKEHGYYEGWSTTLAIENN, translated from the coding sequence ATGAGAGAAATATTTAATAGAGTTGAAGATTCTGAGTCGGTTCATATAGAGGTAGATATTGATACAGAAGATTTTCAAGATTCTAATCCATGGTTATTTAGTTTATTTATAAAATTAAGCAAAATAGATGAAGATAGTGATGCTTTTGATGCATTTTTAGAGACAAAAGAGTCTATTATTATAGCTCTTGAGCATGAGAATAGAGCAAAGTATGTCGGTAGTAGAGTTAATGAGGGTTGGCATGAATTTTATTTTTATGCAAAAAATTCGAAAAATTTAGAATCAATTGTTGCACATATGCTTAAAGAGAGCGGATATAAATATGAAAGCAGTATTGTAAAAGATGCAAAGTGGGATTTTTACAGTAAAAATCTTTTTCCTACTGAGCTGGAATTTCACAATATTCAAAGTGACAAGATTATCTTTTTGCTTCAAGAAGAGGGCGATGATCTCCTTATTTCAAGAGATGTAGAGCATTATGTCTCTTTTGATACTTCTTCGCAAAAAGAGAGATTTGTTCAAAATGCTTTACAAAACGGATTTAGATTCAAAGATGATATCAGCAGTGAAGAGTTTGAATATGGCGCGGCTTTGTTAAAAGAGCACGCAGTTACAAACAAAGAGATAAAAAAAGTTGTAGAAGAGTTGTATAAACTTGTTAAAAAAGAGCATGGCTATTACGAGGGCTGGAGTACGACACTGGCTATAGAGAATAATTAA